The following proteins are co-located in the Prionailurus viverrinus isolate Anna chromosome A1, UM_Priviv_1.0, whole genome shotgun sequence genome:
- the TSLP gene encoding thymic stromal lymphopoietin, with translation MLPDALLFVLSVFFRKIFILQLVGLVLTYNFTDCDFEKIRKKYQEVIYQALNKYMNGVKSTEFNNYIYCEDPPDCLAKIDLITFYPTHGCTTLAKEIFAIRTNATLTLQCPGYSGTQINNTQAKKKRKKRQVTTNKCLEQVSHLMELWRRFSRIS, from the exons ATGTTGCCTGATGCCTTATTATTTGTTCTGTCAGTTTTTTTCAGGAAGATCTTCATCTTACAACTGGTAGGGCTGGTGCTAACCTACAATTTCACTGACTGTGACTTTGAGAAGATTAGAAAGAAGTATCAGGAAGTCATTTATCAAGCcctgaataaatacatgaatggg gTCAAGAGCACCGAATTCAACAACTACATCTACTGTGAAGACCCG CCAGATTGCCTCGCTAAAATCGACCTCATTACCTTCTATCCCACCCACGGCTGCACGACACTGGCCAAGGAAATCTTTGCGATAAGAACTAACGCTACGCTCACTCTCCAGTGCCCAGGCTACTCAGGAACGCAG ATAAATAATACccaggcaaagaagaaaagaaagaaaagacaagttaCAACAAATAAATGCCTGGAACAAGTCTCACACTTAATGGAATTGTGGCGTCGATTCAGTCgcatttcatag